The Candidatus Nanohalovita haloferacivicina genome has a window encoding:
- a CDS encoding signal peptidase I encodes MSKSAFALIFLAVIGLVSLPFLAFALAQMAPGFNAFIVVSGSMEPEIDTGSVLFTRSIDPSLIEVGDTITFRTGSQYTTHKVVNKSEELPPTFRTKGIANEAPDPQEVTANQIVGVKLFSIPYLGYAINFAGSPLGILILVALPASTIVILEVIEALNNFRE; translated from the coding sequence ATGAGCAAGTCAGCTTTTGCCCTGATATTTCTGGCAGTTATTGGCCTGGTTTCGTTACCTTTTCTGGCCTTTGCACTGGCTCAGATGGCTCCAGGATTTAACGCGTTTATAGTGGTTTCCGGTTCTATGGAACCTGAAATTGATACAGGCTCGGTTCTGTTTACTCGAAGTATCGATCCATCGCTCATAGAGGTAGGAGACACCATCACCTTCCGTACTGGTAGCCAGTATACTACTCACAAAGTTGTGAATAAGAGCGAGGAGCTTCCTCCCACATTCAGAACCAAAGGGATTGCAAACGAGGCCCCCGACCCTCAAGAAGTCACAGCCAACCAGATAGTTGGAGTAAAGCTCTTCTCAATACCGTATCTAGGCTATGCCATTAATTTTGCAGGCAGCCCTCTCGGAATACTGATTCTTGTAGCCCTGCCGGCCTCCACAATAGTAATACTGGAAGTAATAGAAGCATTAAACAACTTTAGAGAATAA
- a CDS encoding NUDIX domain-containing protein — MVSWFLWKGENLGARIISKFLWPPASAAALVIKDDKVLAVNAGEYLMLPGGLLEREESFEQGAVRETREETGLEVEVRSLVSEKVREGLGVEKIFYAELTGGELSSSWEGRPEWIEISEIEDRDWRYNRDVMRLVEKVQEIKK, encoded by the coding sequence ATGGTATCCTGGTTCCTCTGGAAAGGAGAAAACCTTGGAGCCAGGATTATCTCGAAATTTCTATGGCCTCCAGCCTCCGCAGCAGCGCTGGTTATCAAAGATGACAAAGTTCTTGCAGTAAACGCCGGAGAATATCTCATGCTGCCAGGAGGCCTTCTGGAGAGAGAAGAAAGCTTTGAACAGGGAGCTGTGCGTGAAACTCGCGAGGAGACAGGGCTAGAGGTAGAAGTTCGGAGTCTCGTGAGTGAAAAAGTGCGTGAAGGCCTTGGTGTTGAAAAAATATTCTATGCAGAGCTGACAGGCGGCGAACTTTCTTCTTCCTGGGAGGGAAGGCCTGAATGGATCGAAATCAGCGAGATCGAAGATAGAGATTGGCGCTATAATCGTGATGTCATGCGTCTAGTTGAAAAAGTTCAGGAAATAAAGAAGTAG
- a CDS encoding RsmB/NOP family class I SAM-dependent RNA methyltransferase — protein MEKYKPIIDDWEAFEAERDKHPVNAVRKNPLKAREDFEEKLAERFDFEEVDWAEGIYRLDTESPGKSVLHWMGEYYVQEESAALPVTVLDPGPGEKILDMCAAPGGKTTQIAAEMDNKGLVVANDESGQRMKSLHANVYRTGSAIVEATNYDARRLPGEEFDRILVDAPCSGEGDRFYETFTAIDEGDSEDLSNLQFHILEKASQMVKEEGTVVYSTCTISPLENEAVVKRAVEETELELESIETDIEHVRGVEEFQEKDYGSEMSKTVRVYPHHVNSGVIFVAKFRKH, from the coding sequence ATGGAAAAGTACAAACCTATCATAGATGACTGGGAGGCCTTCGAGGCGGAAAGAGATAAGCATCCCGTGAATGCTGTCAGAAAAAACCCTCTAAAGGCCAGAGAGGATTTTGAGGAAAAACTGGCTGAAAGATTCGATTTTGAAGAGGTTGACTGGGCTGAAGGAATCTACAGACTGGACACAGAGTCTCCTGGAAAATCAGTTCTCCACTGGATGGGAGAATACTACGTACAGGAAGAATCAGCAGCCCTCCCTGTAACAGTGCTCGACCCAGGGCCAGGAGAAAAAATACTCGACATGTGCGCTGCGCCAGGAGGAAAAACCACTCAGATAGCAGCAGAAATGGATAACAAAGGCCTTGTAGTAGCGAATGATGAATCAGGTCAGAGAATGAAGAGCCTTCATGCAAATGTCTACAGAACAGGGTCTGCCATTGTTGAGGCCACAAATTACGATGCCCGAAGACTGCCTGGAGAAGAGTTCGACAGGATACTGGTTGATGCACCCTGCAGCGGTGAAGGTGACAGATTCTACGAAACATTTACTGCCATAGATGAGGGAGACTCTGAGGATCTATCGAACCTGCAGTTTCACATACTGGAAAAGGCCTCACAGATGGTTAAAGAAGAAGGAACAGTAGTTTACTCCACATGCACTATAAGCCCTCTTGAAAATGAAGCTGTAGTTAAGAGAGCAGTTGAGGAGACCGAACTGGAGCTTGAAAGTATTGAAACGGATATCGAACATGTTAGAGGAGTAGAAGAGTTTCAGGAAAAAGATTACGGGTCCGAAATGAGCAAAACAGTCAGAGTTTATCCGCATCACGTTAATTCGGGGGTGATCTTCGTTGCCAAATTCAGAAAACACTGA
- a CDS encoding SipW-dependent-type signal peptide-containing protein: MKKSILASIMVIGLIGAFASSSTLALFSDTEASQGNEFVTGALDLKLDWNESYNGEHIEAQSLTDNPGPIFDFEDIKPGDHGEATVSVHIEDNPGWVWMRAKVTADEEIEITEPERAMGDTDPDGELNDELKFTIWRDDGDNIHQSDEEVIAEGHLRDIQSDLREGILLGEFDASQTHYIGVKWELPREVGNRVQKDRIDMDFEFYTEQRRHNDNPENPWTGEPHEPPQEPVNTDDILLTAICTDSEDDLAKFRVRNDNNQAVTVQYDVYQQSSMSNLTVAANSEEFIEVNAANDQATVRLFYNGSQIDVKANNPSFCDLGEPNEPEPVSMNPRFTGCSAVIAYSDHEPDSFQVVVDSNGTVQTQNVSTADADEVFQPNHPQFGSGESGLIGYKYNYDKTVGLIGEESFINPNYNLEQRSCSNSTGIANGSSFDWSSVIDNGYEEKVITATQGDTTVEITPLEGNQTVEELYDYRLPDRFNNEADNNATNGATYPGSGPYYQSVGTQSLQQQETSIMFLYDGPNGLSLVVVHDMAGGDGGSATWQITGLDNSGEWVVKDDLYLRSNGQKAGSNYDDWDVDSEPQTINWTWGAGGTDGGAFRGLGNDFSFTIDPAFNEESALYNQFYNGDIDDWQVLSGSMSNPDRTSLALDQNVTVEAN; encoded by the coding sequence ATGAAGAAAAGCATTTTAGCATCCATTATGGTAATCGGTCTGATCGGGGCTTTCGCGAGCAGTAGTACGTTGGCCTTATTCAGTGATACTGAGGCCAGTCAAGGTAACGAGTTTGTGACCGGTGCTCTTGACTTGAAGCTCGATTGGAATGAGAGCTATAATGGTGAACATATTGAGGCGCAGTCTTTGACTGACAATCCTGGGCCTATCTTCGATTTCGAGGATATTAAGCCAGGAGATCATGGTGAGGCTACTGTCAGTGTCCATATTGAGGATAACCCTGGCTGGGTTTGGATGAGAGCCAAGGTTACTGCAGATGAGGAGATTGAGATTACAGAGCCTGAGCGAGCGATGGGCGATACGGATCCTGATGGAGAGCTGAACGATGAGTTGAAGTTTACGATTTGGAGAGATGATGGAGACAATATCCATCAAAGCGATGAAGAGGTTATCGCAGAAGGACATTTGAGAGATATTCAATCCGATCTTAGAGAGGGAATTCTTCTTGGAGAGTTCGATGCTTCACAGACACACTACATCGGTGTGAAATGGGAGCTTCCTAGAGAGGTAGGAAACAGAGTCCAGAAGGACAGAATCGATATGGACTTTGAGTTCTACACAGAGCAGAGAAGACACAACGACAATCCAGAGAATCCTTGGACAGGAGAACCGCATGAGCCACCGCAGGAACCTGTGAATACAGATGATATCCTGCTAACTGCTATCTGTACGGATAGCGAGGACGACCTTGCCAAGTTCAGAGTCAGAAATGACAATAATCAGGCAGTCACTGTCCAGTACGACGTTTACCAGCAGTCCAGCATGTCTAATCTGACGGTAGCTGCAAACAGCGAAGAGTTTATCGAGGTTAACGCGGCTAACGATCAGGCAACTGTGAGACTGTTCTACAACGGCTCACAGATCGATGTGAAGGCCAACAATCCTTCATTCTGTGATTTAGGAGAACCTAACGAACCTGAGCCGGTTTCGATGAATCCTAGATTTACAGGTTGTAGTGCTGTAATTGCTTACTCAGACCATGAGCCCGACAGCTTCCAGGTTGTAGTAGATAGCAACGGCACAGTTCAGACCCAGAACGTCTCAACAGCAGACGCAGATGAAGTATTCCAGCCGAACCATCCACAGTTTGGTAGTGGAGAAAGCGGTCTGATCGGCTACAAGTACAACTATGACAAGACTGTAGGCCTAATTGGAGAGGAGAGTTTCATCAATCCTAACTACAACCTCGAGCAGAGAAGTTGTAGCAACTCTACAGGCATAGCAAATGGATCTTCCTTCGACTGGAGCAGTGTGATCGACAACGGCTACGAAGAAAAGGTCATCACAGCCACTCAGGGAGATACCACTGTAGAGATTACGCCTCTTGAAGGCAACCAGACTGTAGAAGAGCTCTACGATTACAGACTTCCAGACAGATTCAACAACGAAGCAGACAATAACGCAACAAACGGAGCTACTTACCCTGGAAGCGGGCCTTATTACCAGTCTGTAGGAACTCAGAGCCTGCAACAGCAGGAAACTTCCATCATGTTCCTCTATGACGGCCCTAACGGGCTTAGCCTTGTCGTAGTACACGACATGGCAGGAGGAGATGGAGGATCTGCTACATGGCAGATTACAGGCCTTGACAACTCTGGAGAATGGGTTGTAAAGGACGATCTATACCTGAGAAGTAACGGACAGAAAGCAGGTTCAAATTACGATGACTGGGATGTAGATTCCGAACCTCAGACCATTAACTGGACATGGGGCGCCGGAGGAACAGACGGTGGAGCTTTCAGAGGTCTAGGAAACGACTTCAGCTTCACAATCGACCCAGCGTTTAACGAAGAGTCTGCACTGTACAACCAGTTCTACAATGGAGACATTGATGACTGGCAGGTATTATCTGGATCTATGAGCAACCCTGACAGGACATCTCTAGCTCTGGATCAGAACGTAACTGTAGAGGCCAATTAG
- a CDS encoding LemA family protein: MSVVVYALGGFVLLLVLMTVYYYNRIVKLENRVDNAWAQIDVQLKKRADLVPNLVETVEGYMEHERDVMDKVSESREKMMNAQSPAEEAEAGNEMGQALKSLFAVAEDYPDLKASQNFRELQEELARIENKIAYARQHYNDSIMTFNNAIETFPAVVFANMFGKAEKDQLEIETADKEIPEVDFSGDEK; the protein is encoded by the coding sequence ATGTCAGTTGTTGTATATGCTCTCGGCGGATTCGTACTTTTACTGGTCCTGATGACCGTTTATTACTACAACAGGATTGTCAAACTGGAGAACCGTGTGGACAATGCGTGGGCCCAGATTGATGTCCAGTTGAAGAAGAGAGCAGATCTTGTTCCAAACCTTGTAGAGACCGTTGAAGGCTACATGGAGCACGAAAGAGATGTAATGGACAAAGTTTCCGAGTCCAGAGAAAAAATGATGAACGCACAGAGTCCGGCGGAAGAAGCAGAGGCAGGGAATGAGATGGGACAGGCCCTGAAAAGTCTCTTCGCAGTTGCAGAGGATTATCCGGATCTGAAGGCCTCTCAGAACTTTAGAGAGCTACAGGAAGAACTTGCAAGAATCGAAAATAAGATTGCATACGCCAGGCAGCATTACAATGACTCGATTATGACTTTCAACAACGCAATCGAAACTTTCCCAGCAGTAGTATTTGCAAACATGTTTGGAAAGGCCGAGAAAGATCAGCTTGAGATTGAAACTGCTGACAAAGAGATTCCTGAAGTAGACTTCAGCGGAGACGAAAAATAA
- a CDS encoding ABC transporter permease, with product MGSMWDIGRKELEDSFSSRRFIAVIGLFVILSLASVYMGVQNYQQQVDNFGGGGIYGSAPELPTLIDIFTPLFNFNMPLTAGILGLLLSYDYISREREEGTIELLLSYPLYRDEIINGKLVSGIFTVALSLLAAFTISSGLAIYMTGLVPGIEAVSRLSMIWLGTVVYITFFLGLGTLLSTLFSSRWRSLATGIFLLLFFIGTPFITGIAADHIYEYNPGQQPAPGNPGIASGRAVSGGTAVERGIAVDRPSIDDGNSGPSREEIEAKKERFVSTVSRVSPSASYQNYVNTMIGEQNEEGLEPTFSESLSSSFGYIIYLISQTSLVLTAAYGVFLRQDL from the coding sequence ATGGGATCTATGTGGGATATCGGAAGGAAAGAACTAGAGGATAGCTTCTCCAGTCGAAGATTTATAGCAGTTATAGGCCTTTTCGTGATCCTATCTCTGGCCTCGGTCTACATGGGTGTGCAGAACTATCAGCAACAGGTAGATAACTTCGGCGGTGGCGGAATCTACGGTAGCGCACCCGAGCTCCCTACGCTTATCGATATATTCACGCCGCTTTTCAACTTCAACATGCCACTGACGGCAGGGATTCTCGGCCTGTTGCTTAGCTATGACTATATTTCACGTGAAAGAGAAGAAGGAACCATAGAACTACTTTTATCGTATCCACTGTACCGAGATGAGATAATTAATGGAAAACTAGTCTCCGGAATATTCACAGTGGCCTTATCGCTACTGGCAGCATTTACAATTTCATCAGGCCTTGCAATCTATATGACAGGGCTTGTACCAGGCATAGAAGCAGTTTCACGGTTATCAATGATCTGGCTGGGAACAGTAGTATACATCACGTTCTTCCTCGGCCTTGGAACGCTACTGTCAACCCTCTTCAGTTCTCGTTGGCGTTCGCTTGCTACAGGAATCTTCCTGCTACTATTTTTCATCGGCACGCCGTTTATCACCGGTATAGCAGCCGACCACATCTACGAATATAATCCAGGCCAGCAACCGGCACCAGGAAATCCTGGTATTGCCAGCGGTAGAGCAGTTAGTGGGGGAACAGCTGTAGAAAGAGGTATAGCAGTTGACCGACCTTCAATCGATGATGGAAACTCAGGGCCAAGCAGAGAGGAGATAGAGGCGAAGAAAGAACGTTTCGTATCAACAGTATCTCGAGTATCTCCTTCGGCAAGTTATCAGAACTACGTCAACACCATGATAGGAGAGCAAAATGAGGAAGGCCTTGAACCGACTTTCAGCGAAAGCCTATCCTCGTCCTTTGGCTACATAATATACCTGATAAGCCAGACTTCACTAGTGCTCACAGCAGCCTACGGAGTATTCCTTCGACAGGATCTCTAG
- a CDS encoding ABC transporter ATP-binding protein: MILELDEVRKSYGEHEVLKGVNLEVEKGEIYGLLGPNGAGKTTLFQTVMGLLKPDSGSIKVKDRPHDQGKEIKRMIGYLPSDISFYDDMSARANLEYFANLADRDPDIDELLELVDLTGDQDRKVGEFSTGMKKRLGIAQALLKDPELAIFDEPTTGLDPEGKNRFRKHVEKINREKDTTVIISSHITGEISPLCDRFGILNEGVIKASGTKDELSRKAGTSLEIELEAKNPDKAEKVVKSLVDSYSRDEDVFEIYSDRDRSSILKHLVDNGVKVKSFELKESTLESTYLELTEADR, translated from the coding sequence TTGATACTTGAACTTGATGAAGTCAGGAAAAGCTACGGAGAACATGAGGTGCTGAAAGGAGTCAACCTGGAAGTAGAGAAGGGAGAAATATACGGCTTGCTCGGACCCAACGGCGCAGGAAAGACCACTCTCTTCCAAACAGTTATGGGCCTACTGAAGCCTGATAGCGGAAGTATTAAAGTGAAGGACAGGCCTCACGACCAGGGAAAAGAGATCAAGAGAATGATCGGATACTTGCCTTCAGATATCAGCTTCTACGATGACATGTCTGCAAGAGCGAACTTGGAGTATTTCGCAAATCTCGCTGATAGAGATCCTGACATCGACGAGCTACTTGAGCTAGTAGATCTTACTGGCGACCAGGATAGAAAAGTAGGCGAGTTCTCTACAGGTATGAAGAAAAGACTGGGGATTGCACAGGCCCTTCTGAAAGATCCAGAACTGGCTATATTTGATGAACCAACTACAGGCCTCGATCCAGAAGGAAAAAACAGGTTCAGAAAACACGTTGAAAAGATTAATAGAGAGAAAGATACGACAGTCATTATTTCCTCGCATATAACAGGTGAAATCTCTCCTCTATGCGATAGATTTGGCATACTGAATGAGGGCGTTATCAAGGCTTCGGGTACGAAGGACGAACTGAGCAGAAAAGCAGGCACCAGTCTTGAGATAGAACTGGAGGCCAAGAACCCTGATAAAGCAGAGAAAGTTGTCAAAAGCCTTGTAGATAGTTACAGCAGAGATGAAGACGTATTTGAAATTTATTCAGATAGAGATAGATCCAGTATTCTTAAGCACCTCGTAGATAACGGTGTTAAGGTCAAAAGCTTCGAGTTAAAGGAGTCTACGCTCGAATCAACATACCTTGAACTAACGGAGGCAGACCGATAA
- a CDS encoding DUF4364 family protein, whose amino-acid sequence MSSDVKKLFLNEKPVMTLVTIRRAHSEIYGSIISRRIDTTYAHAVKIISQLEEEGLVESEKQGRKKILSLTEEGQQFADLFLDMLNMFDECSEKNMEGLGVEGSGSKLSDNII is encoded by the coding sequence ATGAGCTCCGACGTCAAGAAACTTTTCCTCAACGAAAAGCCGGTAATGACACTGGTAACAATCAGAAGAGCTCACAGCGAGATTTACGGCAGCATAATCTCCCGCAGAATCGACACAACTTATGCACACGCAGTGAAGATAATCTCACAGCTTGAAGAGGAAGGCCTGGTTGAGAGCGAGAAGCAGGGAAGGAAAAAAATACTTTCTCTGACGGAAGAAGGCCAGCAGTTCGCAGATCTATTTCTGGACATGCTGAACATGTTCGATGAATGCAGCGAGAAGAATATGGAGGGCCTCGGCGTGGAGGGCTCAGGTTCCAAGCTCAGTGACAATATTATCTAG
- a CDS encoding uracil-DNA glycosylase has protein sequence MSDEFREKYSDFFETLHPNYWNEKRFVPAVGPEDAKVMMIGEAPGANEVEEGEPFVGRAGERMNDILHDIDVEREEIYITNLVKIRPPDNRDPRSDEIEAWAPLLEQEIENVAPDMIVTLGNFASKHMLDTSKGISKIHGRVFTREGQKIMPVYHPAATLYDRSKGPELEKDLRKAFGKEESGQKKFTDF, from the coding sequence ATGAGCGACGAATTCAGAGAGAAATACTCGGATTTCTTCGAAACCCTGCACCCCAACTACTGGAACGAAAAAAGATTCGTGCCCGCAGTAGGCCCTGAAGATGCAAAAGTAATGATGATAGGAGAGGCCCCTGGCGCCAACGAAGTAGAGGAAGGAGAGCCATTCGTCGGCAGAGCAGGAGAAAGAATGAACGACATACTGCACGATATCGATGTGGAAAGAGAAGAAATCTACATTACAAACCTTGTGAAAATAAGACCTCCAGACAACAGAGATCCGAGAAGCGATGAGATAGAGGCCTGGGCACCGCTGCTTGAACAGGAGATAGAGAATGTTGCACCGGACATGATCGTAACACTTGGAAACTTTGCATCAAAACACATGCTGGACACCTCAAAAGGAATCAGCAAGATCCACGGCAGAGTATTCACACGTGAAGGCCAGAAGATAATGCCGGTATACCATCCCGCAGCAACCCTCTACGACAGAAGCAAAGGCCCTGAACTTGAGAAAGACCTGAGAAAGGCCTTTGGGAAAGAGGAGTCCGGGCAGAAAAAGTTCACGGATTTCTAG
- a CDS encoding phosphoribosyltransferase family protein, with protein MTKPKFRMLKSRYYEENVPLVALDYYDRDSHGEDDFSRKQVWFYTYGDKEIEKRFREDLGAVFRKLFSEDGLDWDMITLYPAHAEGTLNTHMMSLVLDVAGDVGIPVEQVIRRTETVSQNHEIEKEKAKVVNLEGSLEVLQDLEGKNVILVDNIVLSGVSMLNGASTLKKRGAENVFSISLGTSRKHQEETQELNEDATALDLIQARE; from the coding sequence ATGACTAAGCCAAAATTTAGGATGCTAAAGTCCAGATATTACGAAGAAAATGTGCCACTAGTGGCCCTGGATTATTATGACAGGGATTCTCATGGAGAGGATGATTTCTCCCGGAAGCAGGTATGGTTCTATACCTATGGCGATAAGGAGATTGAAAAAAGGTTTAGAGAGGATCTAGGTGCTGTTTTCAGGAAGTTGTTTTCTGAAGATGGTCTTGACTGGGATATGATCACGCTGTATCCTGCTCATGCTGAGGGCACTCTTAATACGCATATGATGAGTCTTGTGCTGGATGTAGCAGGAGACGTTGGTATTCCTGTTGAACAGGTTATCAGGAGAACTGAAACTGTAAGTCAAAATCATGAAATAGAAAAGGAAAAGGCCAAGGTAGTTAATCTTGAAGGATCTCTAGAGGTTCTTCAGGATCTGGAAGGAAAAAATGTTATACTTGTTGACAATATCGTCTTAAGCGGTGTTTCCATGCTCAACGGCGCCTCAACTCTGAAGAAGAGAGGAGCTGAAAACGTGTTTTCCATTTCGCTGGGTACTTCACGGAAGCACCAGGAAGAGACCCAGGAACTGAATGAAGATGCTACTGCTCTTGACCTGATCCAAGCCAGAGAGTAG
- a CDS encoding NEW3 domain-containing protein, with the protein MKRKLVFAAFLMILFGSVAYSATDYTEDFKIQLESTEQLGDYELRFFTSEAQNGSATLQYVDIEGDQSVIKGHLRGEELRNSVGERVEVDENFSFTVKDVNFVEEYVELEVTTSRDAFASSELSSDLPQRILISQDGTETVSVQLENTGVVNQTFNLSSKASPGISTRFSYQGFNVSNIFVPSGEEKTINTRIEAAEETDIGLQNLTIVADSGQTRADERLLLSIIERQESEEEISRMSLNLAEQYKRTSPGEELTVPVTVRNSGRTTLDNVNITVEGPEGWESEIRPSEISSMERFRSSRVTVTINPPANVESGDYFVDVSASSDQVGVEEPERLRVNISEKSGLRYVGVGLMAFSLLALVLVYRRFGRR; encoded by the coding sequence ATGAAACGTAAACTAGTATTCGCAGCGTTTTTAATGATTTTATTTGGTTCTGTAGCATACTCTGCTACGGATTACACCGAGGATTTTAAAATACAGCTTGAGTCCACTGAACAGCTGGGTGATTATGAATTGCGGTTTTTCACATCCGAGGCACAGAATGGTTCTGCAACGCTGCAGTATGTAGACATTGAAGGAGATCAGAGCGTTATCAAGGGCCATTTGCGCGGCGAAGAGCTACGTAATTCTGTTGGGGAGAGGGTTGAAGTCGATGAGAATTTTTCCTTCACAGTAAAGGATGTCAATTTCGTGGAGGAGTACGTTGAGCTTGAGGTAACGACTTCTCGAGACGCTTTTGCCTCCTCAGAACTCAGTTCAGATCTTCCTCAGAGAATACTTATATCGCAGGACGGTACAGAAACAGTCTCGGTACAGCTGGAGAACACCGGTGTAGTGAACCAGACATTCAATCTCAGCAGCAAGGCCTCTCCCGGTATATCCACCAGGTTCAGCTACCAGGGCTTCAACGTTTCAAACATCTTTGTTCCGTCGGGAGAGGAAAAAACTATCAACACTAGGATCGAGGCAGCTGAGGAAACTGATATAGGCCTTCAAAATCTTACTATTGTGGCGGATAGCGGTCAGACTAGGGCAGATGAAAGACTTCTGTTGTCAATAATTGAGAGGCAGGAAAGTGAGGAAGAGATCTCACGTATGAGTCTTAATCTGGCAGAGCAGTACAAGAGAACAAGTCCAGGAGAGGAACTTACTGTACCTGTCACAGTTAGAAACAGTGGCCGCACTACACTAGATAATGTGAACATAACTGTGGAAGGTCCTGAAGGCTGGGAGTCAGAGATAAGGCCTAGTGAAATCAGCAGCATGGAGAGATTTCGCAGTTCGCGCGTTACAGTCACTATAAATCCGCCAGCTAATGTAGAATCCGGAGACTACTTTGTTGATGTCAGCGCCTCCTCCGATCAGGTTGGCGTAGAGGAGCCAGAAAGATTAAGAGTTAACATATCTGAGAAAAGCGGGCTACGCTACGTTGGGGTTGGTCTGATGGCCTTCAGCCTCCTAGCTCTTGTACTAGTTTACAGGAGATTTGGCAGGAGGTGA
- a CDS encoding NDP-sugar synthase, whose product MKAIVLAGGHATRLWPITKDRAKPLLPLGEEKPIIDYILEDLDEEVDETIISTNEKFAGDFEDYVEEYDRNARVVVENQDSEEEKPGTIGAIINLIEKEDLDDDLVVIGGDNIYSFETSNFLDFCREKDGPANVVFDVKDEEIAKSIGVVDLDGDQIVDFEEKPEEPPSTLGSIAVYYFPQDKVSLFNEYEEHFKQTDVPADQYLDEPGRLIEWAHKQTPTYAFSFDGYWFDVGTPRGYLEAFETVVDGNINNAASVNNSEIGDNVFIMEGCELDGAKIQNSIVFPNSRIVDSEVRNSIIDQKSNIEGADVNDAIIGEHTTL is encoded by the coding sequence ATGAAAGCGATTGTACTTGCTGGAGGCCATGCAACTCGTTTGTGGCCTATTACCAAGGACCGCGCAAAGCCTTTGTTGCCTCTTGGAGAGGAAAAACCCATAATTGATTACATTCTCGAGGATCTTGATGAAGAAGTTGATGAAACTATTATTTCAACTAATGAGAAGTTTGCAGGAGATTTCGAGGATTACGTTGAAGAATATGATAGAAATGCTCGTGTAGTCGTTGAGAATCAGGATTCCGAGGAGGAGAAGCCCGGTACTATCGGCGCGATCATTAACCTGATCGAGAAGGAAGATCTTGACGATGACCTGGTTGTTATCGGAGGCGACAATATCTACAGCTTTGAGACCTCTAACTTCCTGGATTTCTGCCGGGAGAAGGATGGGCCTGCTAACGTTGTCTTCGATGTGAAGGATGAGGAGATAGCAAAGAGTATTGGAGTGGTTGATCTTGACGGCGATCAGATTGTTGATTTCGAGGAGAAGCCTGAGGAACCACCTTCAACTCTTGGATCAATCGCAGTTTACTACTTCCCTCAGGACAAGGTCTCGCTATTCAATGAGTACGAGGAACATTTCAAGCAGACAGATGTTCCAGCAGATCAGTATCTTGACGAGCCAGGCCGGCTTATTGAGTGGGCGCACAAGCAGACACCTACCTATGCATTCAGCTTTGATGGCTACTGGTTTGACGTGGGAACTCCGCGAGGATACCTTGAGGCCTTCGAGACCGTAGTTGATGGAAACATTAACAACGCAGCCAGTGTAAACAACTCGGAGATTGGTGACAACGTTTTCATCATGGAAGGCTGCGAGCTTGATGGGGCGAAAATTCAGAACTCGATTGTCTTCCCTAACTCGCGTATAGTTGATTCAGAGGTCAGAAACTCGATCATCGATCAGAAATCAAACATTGAAGGGGCCGATGTCAACGACGCAATAATTGGAGAGCACACCACTCTCTAA